The Trichoderma atroviride chromosome 5, complete sequence genome contains a region encoding:
- a CDS encoding uncharacterized protein (EggNog:ENOG41), whose amino-acid sequence MAFGTESEPQNPVFKVLADIQRYTDVCPNPEESDFSTCRAMRKDGGRCRNPPCTQYERHHSHDLMFEFRGMTECPDTDSFYNKLETFITYSHCKRWHRWPALAAFERWKKERIAARSNARQRYTPARTVAPPARPSTPPSAIQPTTTTVIQPLTAAALQQLPTIPTTFVPSAASATSDGGDSFDDSILETRSVTSNGSTFLSSLPNTPPRNGLVSGMEIDDIAEEDGADWTADNVARVRANADNSPSPSNKSIADVEMDTIEEIITQEDATDSISASVEKLTAIVTSLTAFLKKKDTAFEKTLAAFLENAEKEVTSKGKGVDRGDVVEEADIKKEVVISNEATSVDIKKETIANQKVEEEDDLEEAPEKEAVKYNITRKAVPKADSAGQMPDLTLTSSVHDTAATEQNDPARKPAVDELGIIRLQRNGSLRDHSRVFQVISSHPTANEMSEGVVYIFEDNDNTSLFKIGWSSESAEETLKQPNNCYGVNTRVVYETQRFAGAPHAEKLARVILQHANIRVLTCEKCKGGHTEWFSAQAETVRQTVMQVEHFVQMPAYTLQDGEYKLSPEAYSRVVKQMCDFSIDKMGELMHKNPEGNKATKSTLVLCESISVAPLTPPDTPRPSTKDIFFETQDANGSLVSLSTQTSGKTRLSTGTKVARKLKHFVTAKNTVKEYLTRSRGSTPEVESSEKRAFGAVFVDLKGKARGLSTKAREDVRGFRRDFKEELRRNGDEAE is encoded by the coding sequence ATGGCTTTCGGAACCGAAAGCGAGCCCCAGAATCCCGTGTTCAAAGTATTGGCTGATATCCAGCGATACACCGACGTGTGCCCCAATCCAGAAGAGTCGGACTTTTCCACATGCCGAGCCATGAGGAAAGATGGAGGCCGTTGCCGGAATCCTCCCTGCACGCAATATGAGCGACATCACAGTCACGACTTGATGTTTGAGTTCCGGGGCATGACAGAGTGCCCTGACACGGACAGCTTCTATAATAAACTAGAGACTTTCATCACCTATTCGCATTGCAAGAGATGGCATCGCTGGCCGGCTCTGGCAGCTTTCGAGCGTTGGAAAAAGGAGCGGATCGCAGCCAGATCCAATGCTCGACAACGATACACGCCCGCTCGAACTGTGGCACCACCAGCCCGCCCCTCAACTCCTCCATCGGCTATACAACCAACAACTACGACAGTCATACAGCCTCTCACAGCGGCAgccctccagcagctgccgACTATTCCTACAACATTTGTTCCTTCGGCAGCCAGCGCAACATCCGACGGTGGCGATTCTTTCGACGACAGCATTCTGGAGACTCGCTCTGTCACCAGTAATGGATCGACGTTCCTCAGCTCCCTTCCCAATACTCCTCCACGCAATGGACTTGTTTCAGGGATGGAGATCGATGATATCgcggaagaagatggagctgaCTGGACCGCTGATAATGTCGCAAGGGTTAGAGCCAATGCAGACAATTCGCCTTCACCAAGCAACAAGTCTATTGCAGACGTGGAAATGGATACCATTGAAGAAATCATTACACAAGAAGATGCAACCGACAGTATATCCGCCAGTGTTGAAAAATTGACTGCCATCGTCACAAGCTTGACTGCCTTCCTTAAGAAGAAAGATACTGCCTTCGAAAAAACGTTGGCCGCTTTCCTTGAGAATGCAGAGAAAGAAGTCACAtccaaaggcaaaggagtTGATAGAGGCgatgttgttgaagaagctgatattaaaaaagaagttGTCATTAGCAATGAGGCTACTTCTGTGGATATCAAGAAAGAAACTATTGCAAATCAGAAagtcgaggaagaagatgaccttgaagaagctcctgAGAAAGAGGCCGTGAAATACAACATTACGAGAAAAGCTGTTCCCAAAGCGGATTCTGCCGGGCAGATGCCAGATCTGACTTTAACCTCGAGCGTCCATGATACAGCGGCAACGGAACAGAATGATCCAGCCAGAAAACCCGCTGTTGACGAGCTTGGCATTATTAGACTACAGCGCAATGGCTCGCTAAGAGATCACTCGCGGGTATTCCAAGTCATCAGCAGTCATCCAACCGCCAATGAGATGAGTGAAGGTGTTGTGTACATCTTTGAGGATAACGACAACACTTCTCTATTCAAAATTGGATGGTCAAGCGAAAGCGCAGAAGAGACGCTAAAACAACCTAACAACTGCTATGGAGTCAACACAAGAGTCGTTTACGAGACTCAAAGGTTCGCTGGTGCTCCCCACGCTGAAAAACTTGCTCGAGTTATTCTTCAGCATGCCAATATTCGCGTTTTGACATGCGAGAAGTGCAAAGGAGGGCATACAGAATGGTTTTCTGCTCAAGCAGAAACTGTACGTCAAACAGTCATGCAGGTTGAACATTTTGTCCAGATGCCCGCATATACTCTACAAGATGGAGAATACAAATTATCACCAGAGGCATACAGCCGCGTGGTAAAACAGATGTGCGACTTTTCCATAGACAAGATGGGCGAGCTGATGCACAAGAACCCTGAAGGCAATAAAGCAACCAAGTCGACTCTTGTGTTATGTGAATCTATATCCGTGGCTCCGCTCACACCACCCGATACACCTCGTCCTAGTACCAAAGACATATTTTTCGAGACTCAGGATGCCAATGGGAGCCTTGTCTCATTATCAACGCAGACAAGCGGAAAGACTCGACTGTCGACAGGAACAAAAGTCGCAAGAAAGCTGAAACATTTCGTAACGGCCAAAAACACAGTCAAAGAGTACTTGACCCGATCTCGAGGATCAACGCCCGAGGTAGAGAGCAGTGAGAAGCGCGCATTTGGTGCAGTCTTTGTAGATTTGAAAGGCAAGGCGCGCGGACTTAGTACAAAAGCGCGAGAAGATGTGCGGGGATTTCGCAGGGACTTCAAGGAAGAACTGCGCCGCAACGGCGATGAGGCTGAATAA